TCAGGATACTTAAAGAAATGCATCTCCTCAACAGCAAAATCTTTATGTAGTTTTTCCCAGAACGGCTTAAATTGCTTTTTTATTATTTCAGGATTGTTTTCAATATAAGATTCTTTAACGGAAGAATCTTTAGAAATCATCAAAGCTTCTGAAAGAAGCCACTTCTTTGTAATTTTAATCATTTGAGAAAGATATTTATATTTGTGCTCAAAAAAACGTTTTTTTAAATTTAATTCAAAATTCATTTGAGCCTTTATAAAAAAATAACCTGAAGCTATAAAAATAAACATAATTAAAATTGTAGCAGTTGATAAATTAACCTTAAAAGCACCTTTCCTTTTTACCATCCATTATTCCTGTTATTTTTTACACAAAAAGTCTCTTTAGTTTAATAATCTGAAGTTTTAATAATTATGTCAAGGTATTTTATCTATATCTAAATTTGAATTTTCTTACTTTCTGGCTAACAAAAAGTTATTATGTATCATTGTCAGTATCCCCAGAGCAGAAACTTCATAACCGGTAATGTAATATTTTGCTTCATTTACTGCCACAGAAGACACGGCTAATTTTTTATCTCCGTCCTCAACAAAACCGGTAAACCATTCACATCGACCTTCAGGATAGTTAAGCTGAGAGAGAGTTCCCGTCTTTCCTCCGACGGTTAGGTAAGAATACCTATTCAAACGTCTAAATAATTTTTTATCGGATGCTGTGCCAAACTTAACCGTATCAAGCATCATTTTCCTTATTATTTTTGCCGTCTTCTCCTTAATAACACGTCCCAAAACACGTGGATGATAAGAATAAATCACTTTTCCTCTATATTTAACTTCCTCTATTAAAGACGGAAGCACCATAACCCCACCATTTTCTATAGTGGCGGAAATAAGTGCTTCATGAAACGGACTTGTCCTCGTTTCTCCTAAACCTGCGGCAATCAATGCAAGATCATAATCATCAAGCGGTTTTCTTATAATTCCCCACGGGAAACCATAATCATTTCTGTTAAAACCAAACTTGTAAGCATACTCAAAAAGTCTATATGTCCCCAAAATTCTACCCAAAACACCGAAATAGGGATTGGAAGAATAGGCAAAAGAGTGAAACATATTTCTGGGAATTATGTAATTACTTTTAAACCATACTTCCGGTGAACAGGAATCGTCGTGCCCCCTTGTTATAAGCATTTCTTTTGGATTTAGACCAAACTCAAGCGCAGCAGCTGCAGTAACTATTTTAAATGTTGATGCGGTAACAAACGTATTTTTCATCGTCAAATCAGGATAAGCTATGCTGCTCACAGCTGCAACTACTTTACCTGTGGAAGGTTGTACTGCAACAAAAGCACCATATTTCAGCTTATAACGTTTAAATTCTCTTTTTATATCTTTTTGAATTTCCGGATTAATCGTAAAAATTATCTCTGTTCCGTTTAAATCTCTGTAAACATATCTGCCATCTTCCACATGGGACTTTTTAAAAAGTTGAAATTGATATGTAAAATTATCAGTTAGTTTTTCAAGAAATTCCTTATAATATTTCTTCTCTACTTCTATATCTGATTTTGTCTCTACATTTGCCTTTGAATTGATAATATAAGGATAAATTACGATACCGAAAATTATGGCAAACGCAAAAAACCAATATCTGACTTCTCTTATTTTCAAATCAGCCATTAAATCACCTTCTCCTGATTCCATTTGTAACAATGTTGGTTTAAAATATATTCCAACTATCTACACTATGGAAGGCCAGATGAGCATTAAAGGATACCTATTTAAAGCAGCTGCTAAGAAGAAAAACACTATAAACACCGATATTGAAAAACTGTCATTTCAAACACTGGAAAAAGCCAAAGAATTATGGAAGCCTTTTAGAGGGAAAAAGATAAACGTTTCTATAGGTGCAGTTGACGGAAGTCTAAATAAAAAAGAATACCTTGGTTTCGTAGTGTTTGCAGCAGCTGCCTCTTCCGTTTTTTTCAACAGTGACGGAAAAGAAGAAAACATAGAAAGCTACAATATTGATATAGATATTTTGAAACCACTTGAATATTCAGAATCAAGAGTAAGGTTGTTTATGGGTATTCTTGAAATGAAAGAACTAATAAAACTAAACAGAGAGAGGGATCCTGACATTCTTCTTGTTGACGGTTCCATTATAGGAGACATAATAAGACCGATATCATTTACACTTCAAATAGAAGAAAAGGAAAAAGATTATGTTGAAAAGGAACTCTTCCCGAAACTTAAAGAAAATTTCTCTTTCACTTCAATAAATGCAAAAAACTTTTACAATGAAATAATTAAAAATACGGCACCAAACAGATTTCCTGTCATTGCAGGTTATCTTGAATATTTAGAATATCTCCTGTCAATAGAAAAATTACTTAGCGAAGCGGGTGAAAAAGTAGTAGCTATTTCAAAACGTTCCTCCTCAAAAATCTATAATTTTGATTCTGTAATGCCTGATATCTTTATATTTCAACTTGCGAATACAGAACCGGGACACAGCATTCCTGTAAAGGTAACAATTTCTCCGGAAAAAAAGTATAAATTTCCAGAAATATTTGAAAAATCATTCAGAGAAAGAGAAATGAATATATTTTTTGCTAAATTCCGCTCCGATATATACAAAATAGAAACAACCATGAAGCCAGAATATGTAATATCAGCACTTGAAAAAAGCATAATAAACAGTTATCCGTTTCCTCTAAAACTTGCCCATGATTCGGTAAAAATAGACAACCACACAATGGAAAAAATAATATCAATCCTATCAATACATTTTAGGACAGGAAGAGAAGGAGTGGATTAACCACCCAGAATTTCAACAATTGCATCCCTATATGTCCTGACCATCAGATCAATTTCATCTTCAGCTATAGCAAGAGGGGGCATCATAACAAGTGTAGGTCCTAAAGGTCTTGTAAAAACTCCCTTTTCTATTATTCTTCTTGAAACGCGCCTTCCAACATCATCTTTCCAGGAAAAGCCCTCTTTTGTTTTTTTATCTTTTACAAGCTCTATACCGACCATAAAACCTCTACCACGAATATTTCCAACATGTTTAAGGTCGGCAAGATAGTGATTAAGCCGCTCGTAGAGAAAGTCTATTTTCGGGAGTAACGCCTCCGGCCAGCCTTTTTCCCTGAAAAGTTTCAAATTTTCAAGTGCTACTGCACAACCAAGCTGGTTTCCTGTAAATGTGTGTCCGTGGAAAAAAGTTTTTCCGCTGCCGTAATCTCCGCCCCAAAAAGCTTTGTAAACATCATCTGTGGCAAGTGTTATAGCAAGAGGCATATAACCTGCCGTAAGTCCTTTTGAAATAGCCATAATATCAGGCACTACGTCTTCCCATTGACACGCAAACATTTTTCCTGTCTTTCCAAAACCGGTAGCAACCTCATCAAGAATAAGAAGCACACCATACTTATTACAAAGTTCCCTTACTCCTTTCAAAAACCCTTCAGGATGAACAACAATACCGGCGGCTGCCTGAACAAGAGGTTCCATTACCACAGCGGCAACCTCGTTGCCCCTTTCTTTTAAGATAGATTCCATAACAAAAAGGGAATAATTCCTGCACTCCTCTTCGGTTCCTTCAAATCTATAAGGATGAGGAGAAGGAACTTTAAAAGTTTCAAACATAAGCTCTCTGAACATTGAATGGAAAAGATCTATACCCCCTATACTGACAGAACCTATTGTATCACCGTGATATGCTTCTTCAAGTTTTATAAACTTCGTTCTCTGTTTTTCACCTTTTAACTGCCAGTATTGATAAGCCATTTTCAGTGCAACTTCCATAGCAGTAGAGCCGTCATCAGAATAAAAAACGTGGTTTAAACCACCGGGAGCAATATCAACAATCTCCTTTGCAAGTTGAACAGCAGGAACATTTGTCAACCCCAATAAAGTTGAATGGGCAATTTTATTAGCCTGGGCATATAAAGCATCATTTAATCTTTTTACGTTGTGCCCATGAACGTTACACCAGATAGAACCAACAGCATCAAGGTATCTATTGCCATCAACATCATACAGCCAGCAACCTTTTCCTCTTTCAATTATTATCGGATCATTTTTAACGTATTCTGCCATTTGAGTAAAGGGATGCCACACCAGGGTCTTATCCCACTCTTTGAGTTTATTTACATCTATTTCATTCATCTTTACCTCCATTATTTGAAAATCTCTATCTCTTCACTCAAGTAAACAGGAAGTCTGTCAAAAGGAAAATCATCATTGTCATCTGTCACGTAAAGGTAAGAAACATCTGTAGAAGCAGCTATATTCTTCATCTCATCTTCCGAAGCTCCATATATTATACAGCTACTTTTTTCAGGAAAATTCGAGGTGCAACCATAGGTTTTAAAAACATCATAACTATTCTCAAGAACAACGATATTATCGGCAAAGGAAAAATAATCATCCGTCATCGGCCTTGCTCCTGGATTTAAAACAACAAAATAGTTACCTTTTGACTTGATATAGCTATAAACTGCTTTATAGTAGTCAAGATCATAAGTATCGTTATCATTTGTAACTTCATCAATAAAAAACCCTTTTATTCCAGGATACAACTCCAGCCATGTATCAATATCAGCCTTTACATCATCAAGATCCCTTTGAGCATAAGTCGTATAAACATATCCTATCGGAAGGAATTTCTTTTCATTAAGACGCTCAATCAGTTGAGTATATAAAGGATCTTCTTCGCTTCCCGGTCCTCCCTCTGAATCAGGATCTAAAACTACAATCGGAGAAAGTTCCGAAGGTATGGAAAAAACTTCATTCCAGTCAGCGTCTGTCGGATAAAAGTAGGCAGGAATTATAAGCTTATGCTCCGGATACTTTTCAACAGAAACCCCGCACGAGACGAGAAAAAGAGAAAGACAAAAATAAACCACTTTTTTCATAAAACCTCCCGAAAAGCAAAATTCCCACTTTGAATTTCCGTGAATAAATTTATAATTTAAACAGGCTAAACGCCACGGAGGAAAAGAATGAAACTGATGAAAAAAAT
The sequence above is a segment of the Desulfurobacterium indicum genome. Coding sequences within it:
- a CDS encoding penicillin-binding transpeptidase domain-containing protein, with the translated sequence MADLKIREVRYWFFAFAIIFGIVIYPYIINSKANVETKSDIEVEKKYYKEFLEKLTDNFTYQFQLFKKSHVEDGRYVYRDLNGTEIIFTINPEIQKDIKREFKRYKLKYGAFVAVQPSTGKVVAAVSSIAYPDLTMKNTFVTASTFKIVTAAAALEFGLNPKEMLITRGHDDSCSPEVWFKSNYIIPRNMFHSFAYSSNPYFGVLGRILGTYRLFEYAYKFGFNRNDYGFPWGIIRKPLDDYDLALIAAGLGETRTSPFHEALISATIENGGVMVLPSLIEEVKYRGKVIYSYHPRVLGRVIKEKTAKIIRKMMLDTVKFGTASDKKLFRRLNRYSYLTVGGKTGTLSQLNYPEGRCEWFTGFVEDGDKKLAVSSVAVNEAKYYITGYEVSALGILTMIHNNFLLARK
- a CDS encoding DNA double-strand break repair nuclease NurA encodes the protein MSIKGYLFKAAAKKKNTINTDIEKLSFQTLEKAKELWKPFRGKKINVSIGAVDGSLNKKEYLGFVVFAAAASSVFFNSDGKEENIESYNIDIDILKPLEYSESRVRLFMGILEMKELIKLNRERDPDILLVDGSIIGDIIRPISFTLQIEEKEKDYVEKELFPKLKENFSFTSINAKNFYNEIIKNTAPNRFPVIAGYLEYLEYLLSIEKLLSEAGEKVVAISKRSSSKIYNFDSVMPDIFIFQLANTEPGHSIPVKVTISPEKKYKFPEIFEKSFREREMNIFFAKFRSDIYKIETTMKPEYVISALEKSIINSYPFPLKLAHDSVKIDNHTMEKIISILSIHFRTGREGVD
- the bioA gene encoding adenosylmethionine--8-amino-7-oxononanoate transaminase — encoded protein: MNEIDVNKLKEWDKTLVWHPFTQMAEYVKNDPIIIERGKGCWLYDVDGNRYLDAVGSIWCNVHGHNVKRLNDALYAQANKIAHSTLLGLTNVPAVQLAKEIVDIAPGGLNHVFYSDDGSTAMEVALKMAYQYWQLKGEKQRTKFIKLEEAYHGDTIGSVSIGGIDLFHSMFRELMFETFKVPSPHPYRFEGTEEECRNYSLFVMESILKERGNEVAAVVMEPLVQAAAGIVVHPEGFLKGVRELCNKYGVLLILDEVATGFGKTGKMFACQWEDVVPDIMAISKGLTAGYMPLAITLATDDVYKAFWGGDYGSGKTFFHGHTFTGNQLGCAVALENLKLFREKGWPEALLPKIDFLYERLNHYLADLKHVGNIRGRGFMVGIELVKDKKTKEGFSWKDDVGRRVSRRIIEKGVFTRPLGPTLVMMPPLAIAEDEIDLMVRTYRDAIVEILGG
- a CDS encoding spherulation-specific family 4 protein, coding for MKKVVYFCLSLFLVSCGVSVEKYPEHKLIIPAYFYPTDADWNEVFSIPSELSPIVVLDPDSEGGPGSEEDPLYTQLIERLNEKKFLPIGYVYTTYAQRDLDDVKADIDTWLELYPGIKGFFIDEVTNDNDTYDLDYYKAVYSYIKSKGNYFVVLNPGARPMTDDYFSFADNIVVLENSYDVFKTYGCTSNFPEKSSCIIYGASEDEMKNIAASTDVSYLYVTDDNDDFPFDRLPVYLSEEIEIFK